Sequence from the Deltaproteobacteria bacterium genome:
CGACCAAATAGATGAATCCATCCTCATCCTGCCGGGCCATGTCCCCGGTATGAAGCCATCCGTCCTTCAGGGCCGCGGCCGTGGCTTCGGGATTCTTGTAATACTCCCGCATCACGCCTCCTCCCCTCACGATGAGTTCTCCCACCTCACCCTGTTTCACGTCACGGCCCTCTTCATCCACGATCCGGGTCTCCCAGTTGAACCCGGACCTCCCGATCGCCCCCACCTTGTGGGTGTTCTCAACTCCCAGGTGGACGCAGTTCGGGCCTGTGGCCTCGCTCAAGCCATAGGTCGTATCGTAGTCCATGTGGGGAAAATACCCTTTCCATCGTTGGATCAGGGAAGGGGGAACCGGCATGGCCCCGATATGGAGGAGCCGCAACTGCTCCAGCCTGTAGTCATCAAGTCGCATTTCCCCCCTGTCAAGCTTCAGGAGGATATCCTGGACCCAGGGCACCAGAAGCCAAAGAATCGTCCCTCCCTCCTCGCTTACGGCCTCAAAGATCCACTCGGGGGAGACCCCCTTCAGGATCACGGCGCGCCCTCCTACGATCAAGCTGCCGAACCAGTGCATCTTGGCGCCGGTGTGGTAGAGGGGAGGTATCAGGATGAAATTGTCGTGCCTTTCCTGGCCGTGATGGACCTTTTCAGTGATAGCAGCACAAACCAGGTTCTTGTGGGCAAGCAGTATCGGCTTCGGGCGCCCGGTGGTTCCGGAGGTGAAGTACAGGGCACACGAGTCGTCATAATAGAGTTCAACATCAGGAGGTTCGGGGGACGTCCGGGGGGTCCATTCACGAACAGAATCGGCGAATTCCGGCACCTTTTCTCCAGTAAAGAGGTAGTCCCGGACAGGAACCGTTTCCTTGATCTCCTCGATTCGCTCAGTAAATTCCTCCCCGAAAATGACCACTTTCGGTTCAGCGACATCGATACAGTACTTGATGTCCGCACCGGTAAAGCGAAAATTCAGGGGAACTACCCAGGCCCCGGTGCGGAGAATACCGAAGTAGGTCACCAACCACTCGATGGAATTCATCATGAGATGGACTACCCTGTCCCCTTTTCCGACTCCTTTTTCAACTAGCAGATTTGCGAAGCGGTTGGCCTCATCGTCGAACTGCTTCCAGGTCACTTCTTTTCTCACATTCTCGGCAGGAATCCGTTCCACCAGGGCCACATCGTCCGGATACATCCTTGCGTTCCGGGCAAGCATTTCACCTATGTGGATATCAATATCAGGCATGATTCCCTCCCTATTTCGCCGTGACGACTCGCTCGTCTCACGGGTTGACTCCCTTCATCTTCCTGTCGCCATAATCTTTTCCACGGGAGCTTTCGACCAGGCTCTGTGCTTCTGCTCGACCTGTCTCCGGATTTCATCCGGATCTCCAAAGTAGATACAATGGGCCAGACAAACGTTGTCGGCACAGGCTGGAAAAAGTCCCTTTTCCACCCGATGAATGCAAAGGTTGCACTTTCGGGCCGTCCCGTTCACACCATCAAAGACCATGGCCCCGTAAGGACAGGCCTGGACACAACTGCTCCCGCACGTGATACACCTTTGAGCTTCCTGCAGGACCATCTCTTCTGTAAATCCCTTTTGTACTTCATCAAAGTTATCCGCACGTTTGCGGGGGTCCAGGCTGGATCCGGATATCCTGGGTCGCAGATCGAATGTCTTGTCCCGGGGCAATGGAATCACCGCCCAGTCACGCTTCCTGTCCCACCAGAGATCGCGGCCTTGAAGATAGCGGTCGATTGAGATGGCCGCCTCTCTCCCGTCCGCAATGGCCTCCGTTACCGTGCGGGGGCCCCTCACGGCATCCCCGCCCGCGAAGATATCAGGATCATCACTCTGAAGGGTGAGGGGGTCCACATTCAGGGTTCCCCAGGGGCTCACGGTGCAAGAGCACTCAGGGGTCAGACAGGACCAGTCCGCTTCCTGGCCGAGGGCCATGATGACGGTGTCCACTTCCAAGGTGAATTCCGAGCCGGGAACGGGCTCAGGTCTCCGCCTCCCGGTTTCATCGGGTTCTCCCAGGCTCGTCTTCAGGCATTCGAGGGCATGCACCCGGCCGTTCTTCTTGCCTGTAATACGGATGGGTTGAGTCAGGGGTTGAATTGCGATCCCCTCCTCCAAGGTCTCTTCCACCTCCTCGGGATGGGCCGGCATCTCTTCCAGCCCACGGCGATACAGGATGAAAGTGTTTTCCGCCCCCAGTCTTCGCGCCATCCTGGCCGCATCCAGCGCCGTATTTCCCCCCCCGATCACGGCCACGGTCTTTCCAAGGCTCACTGATTCACCCATGTTGACCTTCCTGAGAAACTCCAATCCTCCATGGACGCCTTTAAGATCCTCCCCCTCGATACCCATTCGGCGGCATTCCTGCGTGCCGATGGCGATAAAGAAGGCCTTGAATCCTTCCTCTCGCAACCGTTCGATGGTGGTATCCTTTCCCACTTCGACCCCGGTCATCATGGTGACTCCCATGTCACGGACCATTTGGATCTCCTGCTCCACAATATGGCGTGGGAGGCGGTAGGACGGGATACCCATGGTGAGCATCCCTCCCAGGCAATCGTCCTTTTCCAGAATCGTCACGGGATAGCCTTCCCGGGCAAGATAATATGCACAGCTCAGACCGGCAGGCCCGGATCCGATGACCGCGACCTTCTCGTCTTTCCGGGCCTTGATGCGGGGAAAGGGCAGCCTCCCTTCATTCAGGGCGAAGTCCCCGAGGTAGCGTTCAACGGCCTTAACGGCCACGGGTTCATCCACTTGCCCCCGGTTACAACCCGATTCGCACGGGTGATAGCAAACCCTCCCGCAGATGGCGGGAAAGGGACTGGTCTCCCGGATGATCTTCAGGGCTTCATCGAATTTCCCTCTGGCCGCCAAGGACAAAAAGGCCTGGACATTGTTCCCGGCCGGGCAATTCTTCTTGCAGGGCGAGACCCCTTGCTTGTACTCCAATCCATTGGATTTAGCCGTTTCACAACCCGTACATTTTTCAGGGTCGTGCACCACGATACCCGTGGCCGGATCCTTGGTGATAGCCCCTTCCGGGCAGG
This genomic interval carries:
- a CDS encoding AMP-binding protein — protein: MHIGEMLARNARMYPDDVALVERIPAENVRKEVTWKQFDDEANRFANLLVEKGVGKGDRVVHLMMNSIEWLVTYFGILRTGAWVVPLNFRFTGADIKYCIDVAEPKVVIFGEEFTERIEEIKETVPVRDYLFTGEKVPEFADSVREWTPRTSPEPPDVELYYDDSCALYFTSGTTGRPKPILLAHKNLVCAAITEKVHHGQERHDNFILIPPLYHTGAKMHWFGSLIVGGRAVILKGVSPEWIFEAVSEEGGTILWLLVPWVQDILLKLDRGEMRLDDYRLEQLRLLHIGAMPVPPSLIQRWKGYFPHMDYDTTYGLSEATGPNCVHLGVENTHKVGAIGRSGFNWETRIVDEEGRDVKQGEVGELIVRGGGVMREYYKNPEATAAALKDGWLHTGDMARQDEDGFIYLVDRKKDVIICGGENVFPVEVENHLHTHKGIKDAAAIGYPDERLGEIVAVVIECVPGTTLTEEEVLAHCKALPRYKRPRKVFFGEIPRNPTGKIEKTKLRRRYIGREEAFRVS
- a CDS encoding FAD-dependent oxidoreductase; the encoded protein is MKKYALYVDNAACWGCKACEVACKQETDMPEGVKLISVQEDGPRLVDGEPYFMFRVNVCRHCDEPPCGAACPEGAITKDPATGIVVHDPEKCTGCETAKSNGLEYKQGVSPCKKNCPAGNNVQAFLSLAARGKFDEALKIIRETSPFPAICGRVCYHPCESGCNRGQVDEPVAVKAVERYLGDFALNEGRLPFPRIKARKDEKVAVIGSGPAGLSCAYYLAREGYPVTILEKDDCLGGMLTMGIPSYRLPRHIVEQEIQMVRDMGVTMMTGVEVGKDTTIERLREEGFKAFFIAIGTQECRRMGIEGEDLKGVHGGLEFLRKVNMGESVSLGKTVAVIGGGNTALDAARMARRLGAENTFILYRRGLEEMPAHPEEVEETLEEGIAIQPLTQPIRITGKKNGRVHALECLKTSLGEPDETGRRRPEPVPGSEFTLEVDTVIMALGQEADWSCLTPECSCTVSPWGTLNVDPLTLQSDDPDIFAGGDAVRGPRTVTEAIADGREAAISIDRYLQGRDLWWDRKRDWAVIPLPRDKTFDLRPRISGSSLDPRKRADNFDEVQKGFTEEMVLQEAQRCITCGSSCVQACPYGAMVFDGVNGTARKCNLCIHRVEKGLFPACADNVCLAHCIYFGDPDEIRRQVEQKHRAWSKAPVEKIMATGR